ATGATACGGCAGAAGCCAAAACTTACCGCTGGGGCGAGGAAGGAATCTGCGGAATCTGTGATGATCTCCAGAAGCTGATATTTTCTGTGGGATTCTGGAACAAAAAGGATAAAATGGTCAAAGAACGGTTCTTTGGACTGACGAACGGGCAGGGAAATCATGGTGAAGATGTAAAAGAATACTTTTATTACATAGATTCTACCCCTACGCATTCCTATATGAAAATGCTGTATAAGTATCCTCAAAATGCTTTCCCCTATGAAGATCTGGTAAAAACAAATGGAACAAGAGGAAAAGAAGAACCGGAATATGAATTGATTGATACAGGGATTTTTGATCACAACGAATATTTTGACATCTTTATTGAATATGCAAAGGAAAGCCAGAATGATATTCTGGTCAGAATAACAATTGTCAATAAATCTGGAAAAGAAGCTCCTCTTTTACTATTGCCGACAATTTGGTTCAGAAATACATGGAATTGGGGATATGATGACTACAAGCCTCAGTTGTCTGCTGAAGATTCTGATCATATTAATGTCAGCCATAAGGATATTGAGATAAAAAATGTATATGCAAAACAATCTTTAAAGACCCTGTTTTGTAACAATGAAACCAATAATGAAAGGCTTTACCAGTCTTCCAATGAATCCAAATACTGTAAAGACGGGATTAATAATTTTGTGATGACAGGAAATTCCCAGTCGGTCAATCCTCAGAATACCGGAACAAAAGCTTCTTTTTTTATTGACGAGGATTTTCAGGGGGGAGAAACTAAAATATTTGAATTCAGACTTACAGATAAGGATATAAGAGAACCCTTTAAAGACTTCGATACTCTTTTTGAACAAAGACAGAAAGAAGCAGATGAATTTTATGCAGAGATCCAGAAAGGTATTTCTTCCGAAGATGAAAAACTGGTACAAAGACAGGCTTTTGCAGGAATGTTGTGGAACAAAATGTTTTACCACTATAATGTTGAAAAATGGCTGAAAGGAGATCCTGCCGAAATGCCTCCTCCAAAGTCCAGAGAGAAAATAAGAAACTACGACTGGAAGCATCTTAATAATGAACATATTATTTCCATGCCTGATAAATGGGAATATCCGTGGTATGCCACCTGGGATCTGGCCTTTCATACCATCAGTTTTTCACTGATAGATGCGGATTTTGCAAAACATCAGCTTAAACTTTTCCTGTTTGAATGGTATATGCATCCTAACGGGCAGCTTCCTGCTTACGAGTGGAATTTCAGTGATGTGAATCCTCCGGTACATGCATGGGCCGTATTCAGAGTATTCAAAATTGATGAATACTTAAAAGACAAACCTGATCTGGAATTTTTGGAAAGTGCTTTCCAGAAGCTGTTGATGAATTTCACCTGGTGGGTTAACAAAAAAGACCTTAATGGGAACAATATCTTTGAAGGCGGCTTTTTAGGGCTTGATAATATTGGTGTTTTTGACCGGAATACTGTGTTACCTAACGGAGAACAGTTGGAGCAGTCGGATGGTACGAGCTGGATGGCTATGTTTGCCCTGAATATGATGAGAATTGCTTTGGAGCTGGCTCTCTATAACAATGTGTATGAGGAAATGGCGATGAAGTTTTTCGAACACTTTCTGGCTATTGCCCACTCACTGGACAATATGGGTGATGAAAATTTCAGCCTTTGGGATGAACAGGATGAGTTTTTTTACGATGCCATAGCTTCCAATGACGGAACACATATGTACCTGAAGTTAAGAACCATTGTTGGATTGATCCCAATGTTTGCCGTTGAGGTCATCGATGATGAAATGATTGAAAACCTTCCCAATTTCAAGAAAAGAATGAAATGGGTACTGGATAATAAACCGGAACTTGCCTCTTTGGTTTCAAGATGGGAAGTGAAAGGGCAGGATTCCAAACACCTTTTATCTTTACTTCGGGGACACCGTTTGAAAAGACTGCTAAGCCGGATGTTGAATCCGGATGAGTTTTTAAGCGATTATGGGGTGAGAGCTTTATCCAAGGAATATGAAAACAATCCTTATACATTACTGCTGAATGACACGAATTATAGTGTGAAATATACGCCTGCAGAAAGTGATAGCGGACTTTTTGGAGGGAACAGCAACTGGCGCGGTCCGGTATGGTTTCCTATCAATTTTCTTATTATTGATAGTCTTCAGCGTTTTTTCTTTTACTATAGCCCTGATTTTTTAGTGGAATATCCTACGGGAAGCGGGAACTATTCAAACCTGGATCAGATTGCAGATGCTTTAAACAAGAGGCTTGCCAAGATATTTTTGAAAGATGAAAATGGAAAAAGACCGATTCATGGCCAGTATGAAAGATTTCAGACTGATCCGGATTTCAAAGATTATATCCTGTTCTATGAATATTTTCACGGTGATAACGGTCGTGGAGTAGGAGCTTCCCATCAGACAGGATGGACGGGACTTATTGCCAAAATTCTACAACCCCGGTTTTCCAAAAAAGAAATGGCAGAATCCGAAACCGAAATGCCGGATGATGTTGAAAAAACAAAAGAGAAGTAAGAAGACAAATTGGGCTTATTCAAATATCTGTTGTATCACCTCCAGTGAGGCCGGAGTTTTGAAATCAGTAATATGATAATGATAGTATACCAAAAGACTGTCAAGGAAATCTTTTCTTAAAGACGAATGGATTTTTGTGGAGTAAAAATCTTCTGCACAAAGGGCTTTTTTCCACAGCGTGGAAATTTCCTCATTGAAAAGCTGATGACATATGCCCGGGGAAAAAGTTCCGGTTTCAGGATCTAAAAACCTGCCTTCACTCAGCAAAGGAGCAACGCCCTGTATTTTTAAAAAAGCCAGCAAAAACAGTAGGTGTGCCTGATAATTTTTATGAGTCAGTTCACTGATAAAATGATTGATCCCGGAATAGATCGGAATATTTTTATTCTCATATTTCAGAATGTGACTCAGAAAATCTGAGATAAAGAAAATCACAGTATTGACCCTTATATCGGTGTAGATATCATTGTTTTTTACCAGTTCAAACTTTGAAACAGATGGTATACCGTTACCTCTGGATGGATTTACGGAAAAATTAAGCTGGCTCAATGGCTGAAGCAGGGCTTTCTTTTTATTCTTTTTGGAATAAATTCCTTTCAGAAAATAGCTTTGAAAACCCTCTTCTTCTGTAAAACAATGCAATACAGCATCATTTTCCCCATATTTTATAAACGAAAGTAAAAAACCGTTTTGTGAATTCATTAATTAACCACTCCTATTTTGGCGGTAGCTTTATCAGACCCGTCTTCATTCGTCATCAGGACAAAATAAATCCCTGATGCTACTCTTGTTCCTTTCTGGTTATTAAGATCCCATTCATAATAACCTCCTCTTGCTACTGCAGAGTGAACTACATTTCCTGCAGCATCCACAATTCTTATATTGGTTTTTTCTGCTAGACCTTTAATCGTAACTTTTCCTTTGAAATTAGAATAAACAACAGGATTAGGATACACCATAACATCCCCGAAATTAGAGGTCACATCTGCAACATCTCCCTGATAGGTTACAATCCCATTATAGGTTACAAAATATACTTTACCTGTTTTTTTATCAACTTTTATATCGGTAACACTATTCGTAGGAAGAGGTGAATTTTCCTTTGTAAAATGCTTTATGGTTCTCTGACCATCGGCAGAAAGGTAATAAACTCCACCGCCGTCAACAGATACCCATTTGTAATCACCGGCATCTACTGCAATCTGCAGAATTGCTGATTCTCTGAAAAGTTCTTCACCTAAACCATTCTGCTCTATAACTATAGGTTCTACTTCAGGCTGAGAACTCTTTATTTCAGTTGCTGCGTTGCGCATGATTCTTAAACCTCCATCCGTACCGATCCAGGCATCACCGGATTTATCAAATGCAACGGATAATATACCTCCTGAACTATTAAATCCGTTAGAACTTCCTAGGATATAATCAGTGTCATCGGAAAGATTAGTTGCACTTTTATAGTCATATACCCAAAAATTATTAGATCTTGGGAGTGGTGTCCAAAGCATATTTTCATGGAAAACAGGTTTCTGTATCCCGTCACTGGCAAGAACTATTTTCTTGATGAGAAAATCATCGCTTGTTTTATCGTAGATTCCCATAGAAGGGTTTCCATCGTTGAATCCAAAAGAAACAAACAGATTATTCTGAGGATCTACAGCAAAACCTACAGGACGTCTGTAATAAGGTTGTGCTCCAAGATCATAATATTTTACCAGCTCAAAATCTTTGCTTGTGGCATTATATTT
This region of Chryseobacterium culicis genomic DNA includes:
- the recO gene encoding DNA repair protein RecO, which encodes MNSQNGFLLSFIKYGENDAVLHCFTEEEGFQSYFLKGIYSKKNKKKALLQPLSQLNFSVNPSRGNGIPSVSKFELVKNNDIYTDIRVNTVIFFISDFLSHILKYENKNIPIYSGINHFISELTHKNYQAHLLFLLAFLKIQGVAPLLSEGRFLDPETGTFSPGICHQLFNEEISTLWKKALCAEDFYSTKIHSSLRKDFLDSLLVYYHYHITDFKTPASLEVIQQIFE
- a CDS encoding MGH1-like glycoside hydrolase domain-containing protein; the encoded protein is MSEKQRISDISWKKWGPYVSNREWGLVREDYSENGDAWNYTGHDTAEAKTYRWGEEGICGICDDLQKLIFSVGFWNKKDKMVKERFFGLTNGQGNHGEDVKEYFYYIDSTPTHSYMKMLYKYPQNAFPYEDLVKTNGTRGKEEPEYELIDTGIFDHNEYFDIFIEYAKESQNDILVRITIVNKSGKEAPLLLLPTIWFRNTWNWGYDDYKPQLSAEDSDHINVSHKDIEIKNVYAKQSLKTLFCNNETNNERLYQSSNESKYCKDGINNFVMTGNSQSVNPQNTGTKASFFIDEDFQGGETKIFEFRLTDKDIREPFKDFDTLFEQRQKEADEFYAEIQKGISSEDEKLVQRQAFAGMLWNKMFYHYNVEKWLKGDPAEMPPPKSREKIRNYDWKHLNNEHIISMPDKWEYPWYATWDLAFHTISFSLIDADFAKHQLKLFLFEWYMHPNGQLPAYEWNFSDVNPPVHAWAVFRVFKIDEYLKDKPDLEFLESAFQKLLMNFTWWVNKKDLNGNNIFEGGFLGLDNIGVFDRNTVLPNGEQLEQSDGTSWMAMFALNMMRIALELALYNNVYEEMAMKFFEHFLAIAHSLDNMGDENFSLWDEQDEFFYDAIASNDGTHMYLKLRTIVGLIPMFAVEVIDDEMIENLPNFKKRMKWVLDNKPELASLVSRWEVKGQDSKHLLSLLRGHRLKRLLSRMLNPDEFLSDYGVRALSKEYENNPYTLLLNDTNYSVKYTPAESDSGLFGGNSNWRGPVWFPINFLIIDSLQRFFFYYSPDFLVEYPTGSGNYSNLDQIADALNKRLAKIFLKDENGKRPIHGQYERFQTDPDFKDYILFYEYFHGDNGRGVGASHQTGWTGLIAKILQPRFSKKEMAESETEMPDDVEKTKEK